From a region of the Polyangium spumosum genome:
- a CDS encoding phytanoyl-CoA dioxygenase family protein encodes MPRPIAPSERRDAFERDGFLVLPGFVSVDACEALRRRVEEMVRDFDPEAHRSVFSTHEQTRTSDAYFLESGGEIRFFFEEGALDPEGRLRVPRDRALNKIGHAMHDLDPVFDRFSRTPALAALSAELGLARPVLIQSMYIFKQPHIGGEVVCHQDATFLYTDPVTVTGFWFALEDATIENGCLWAVPGGHRQGLKKRFLRDGRGGTRFEVLDEAPLVEDGATPLEVPAGTLVVLHGLLPHRSAENRSGRSRHAYAVHVVDADAYYPEDNWLLRPDLPLRGFS; translated from the coding sequence ATGCCCCGGCCCATCGCCCCCTCCGAGCGCCGTGACGCCTTCGAGCGCGACGGTTTCCTCGTCCTGCCCGGGTTCGTCTCGGTCGACGCGTGTGAGGCCCTCCGGCGCCGCGTCGAGGAGATGGTCCGAGACTTCGACCCGGAGGCGCACCGCTCGGTCTTCAGCACCCACGAGCAGACGCGCACCTCCGACGCGTATTTCCTCGAATCGGGCGGCGAGATCCGCTTCTTCTTCGAGGAGGGCGCGCTCGATCCGGAGGGCCGCCTGCGCGTGCCCAGGGACCGGGCGCTCAACAAGATCGGCCACGCGATGCACGACCTCGATCCGGTCTTCGATCGATTCTCGCGCACGCCCGCCCTCGCGGCGCTCTCGGCCGAGCTCGGCCTCGCGCGACCGGTCCTAATTCAATCGATGTACATCTTCAAGCAGCCCCACATCGGCGGCGAGGTGGTCTGTCACCAGGACGCGACGTTCCTCTACACCGATCCCGTCACCGTCACCGGCTTCTGGTTCGCGCTGGAGGACGCCACGATCGAGAATGGCTGCTTGTGGGCCGTGCCCGGCGGACACCGGCAGGGGCTCAAGAAGCGTTTCTTGCGGGACGGGCGCGGAGGGACGCGCTTCGAGGTGCTCGACGAGGCGCCGCTCGTCGAGGACGGCGCGACTCCTCTGGAGGTCCCGGCCGGCACGCTGGTCGTGCTCCACGGCCTGCTCCCGCATCGAAGCGCGGAGAACCGCTCGGGGCGGTCGAGGCACGCCTACGCCGTGCACGTCGTCGATGCGGACGCGTATTACCCCGAGGACAACTGGCTCCTGCGCCCCGACCTGCCTTTGCGTGGTTTTTCCTGA
- a CDS encoding tetratricopeptide repeat protein translates to MIPRPLARARRLPALVLCAALAWGCDRTPELAREHLARGDAALGAGRFAQALAAYGHARELAPTDPDVQRALMRARLHLIAESAARIAPEAIEDARYEAELLFETDKPRAPVYLTALGNILARQGDAEGAKMKFAEALVIDPKSPLAHTALGLVLMSRKEDAARGKAEFQAALAVKPDAAGALVGLGQLELADGDFAGAAGHLEAALQVAESFEARLALGSARAKQGKPMDAIRHFQRAAELDPKSAEAVGSLGQALLGAGKVEEAERALRAAAQMRPDPETRNALGFALVRQKKAAAALDVFRGVLGDEPASAPALLGAGVASEELGQKEQALAHYQRLLALPPGGLDGRMLADLQRQAQSRVAELSATPPAAAGSASAGLAPLRLDAKRSLERPF, encoded by the coding sequence ATGATCCCGAGGCCCCTCGCCCGTGCCCGCCGCCTGCCCGCGCTCGTCCTCTGCGCCGCGCTGGCCTGGGGCTGCGACCGCACCCCCGAGCTCGCGCGTGAGCACCTCGCGCGGGGCGACGCGGCCCTCGGCGCCGGCCGCTTCGCGCAGGCCCTCGCGGCGTACGGACACGCGCGCGAGCTCGCGCCCACGGATCCGGACGTGCAACGCGCCCTCATGCGCGCCAGGCTCCACCTCATCGCCGAGAGCGCCGCGCGGATCGCCCCCGAGGCCATCGAGGACGCGCGTTACGAGGCCGAGCTGCTCTTCGAGACCGACAAACCTCGCGCGCCCGTGTACCTGACCGCGCTCGGCAACATCCTGGCCCGGCAGGGCGACGCCGAGGGGGCGAAGATGAAGTTCGCCGAGGCGCTCGTGATCGACCCGAAATCGCCGCTCGCGCACACGGCGCTCGGGCTCGTGCTCATGAGCCGCAAGGAGGACGCCGCGCGCGGGAAGGCCGAGTTCCAGGCCGCGCTCGCCGTGAAGCCGGACGCCGCCGGGGCGCTCGTGGGCCTCGGGCAGCTCGAGCTCGCCGACGGCGATTTCGCGGGCGCCGCGGGGCACCTCGAGGCGGCGCTCCAGGTCGCGGAGAGCTTCGAGGCGCGCCTCGCCCTCGGCAGCGCGCGGGCGAAGCAGGGCAAGCCCATGGACGCCATCCGGCATTTCCAGCGCGCCGCCGAGCTCGACCCGAAGAGCGCCGAGGCCGTTGGTTCGCTCGGACAGGCGCTGCTCGGCGCGGGCAAGGTCGAGGAGGCGGAGCGCGCGCTCCGGGCCGCCGCGCAGATGCGGCCGGATCCGGAGACACGAAATGCGCTCGGCTTCGCGCTCGTGCGGCAAAAGAAGGCGGCGGCCGCGCTCGACGTCTTCCGCGGCGTGCTCGGGGACGAGCCCGCCTCGGCGCCCGCGCTGCTCGGCGCGGGCGTCGCGAGCGAGGAGCTCGGGCAAAAGGAGCAGGCCCTCGCCCATTATCAGAGGCTGCTCGCGCTCCCGCCGGGCGGCCTCGACGGGCGCATGCTCGCCGACCTGCAAAGACAAGCGCAGAGCCGCGTCGCGGAGCTCTCGGCCACGCCGCCGGCCGCCGCCGGATCGGCCTCGGCGGGCTTGGCGCCATTGCGACTGGATGCAAAGCGGAGCCTGGAGAGGCCTTTCTAA
- a CDS encoding DUF423 domain-containing protein encodes MERLSLLLAGVLGFLGVAFGAFGAHGLKKWVVQFPDAEQRLAWWQTGSQYHLLHALAIGLGALHPTPTKEGSALAPWFFLGGIFLFSGSLYVMTLTGRRALGAITPIGGLLLLAGWLAIALNALFATA; translated from the coding sequence ATGGAACGTCTCTCCCTCCTGCTCGCCGGCGTGCTCGGGTTTCTCGGGGTCGCGTTTGGCGCCTTCGGCGCGCACGGGCTCAAGAAATGGGTCGTCCAGTTCCCGGACGCCGAGCAGCGCCTCGCGTGGTGGCAGACCGGCTCGCAATATCACCTGCTGCATGCGCTCGCGATCGGGCTCGGCGCCCTCCACCCCACGCCCACGAAGGAGGGCAGCGCGCTCGCCCCCTGGTTTTTCCTCGGCGGTATTTTTCTCTTCTCCGGCAGCCTCTACGTGATGACGCTGACCGGCCGCCGCGCGCTCGGCGCGATCACGCCGATCGGCGGCCTGTTGCTCCTCGCGGGCTGGCTCGCCATTGCTTTGAACGCGCTCTTCGCGACGGCGTGA
- a CDS encoding alpha/beta hydrolase, whose protein sequence is MTLAARKLDPRDLGRLEARPTPGPREHAQRGDRPLGLGDKRDGILFIPSSYDPARPAPLMLCLHGAGGEARHRIDPIRPEAERDGVILVAPDSVGASWDLLRGGYGHDINRIDRALTAAFHCLAVDPTRVAIEGFSDGASYALSLGLTNGDLFRFVFAFSPGFMRPMTQVGAPEVFISHGVEDAVLPIRCSRTIVPALESAGYAVTYREFDGGHYVPQGMLREAMDILTNAQTT, encoded by the coding sequence ATGACGCTCGCTGCACGAAAGCTCGATCCGCGCGACCTCGGCCGATTGGAAGCCCGCCCCACGCCCGGCCCACGCGAGCACGCCCAGCGAGGCGATCGGCCGCTCGGCCTGGGCGACAAACGCGACGGCATCCTCTTCATCCCGTCGAGCTACGATCCCGCCCGCCCTGCCCCGCTGATGCTTTGCCTGCACGGCGCCGGCGGCGAGGCCCGTCATCGGATCGATCCCATTCGCCCGGAGGCCGAGCGCGACGGCGTCATCCTCGTCGCCCCGGATTCGGTGGGGGCGAGCTGGGATCTGCTCCGCGGCGGATACGGGCACGACATCAACCGCATCGATCGCGCGCTCACCGCGGCCTTCCATTGCCTCGCCGTGGACCCCACGCGTGTCGCCATCGAGGGTTTCTCCGACGGGGCCTCGTATGCCCTCTCCCTCGGCCTCACGAACGGCGACCTCTTCCGCTTCGTCTTCGCCTTCTCCCCGGGGTTCATGCGGCCGATGACCCAGGTGGGCGCGCCGGAGGTCTTCATCAGCCACGGCGTCGAGGACGCGGTCCTGCCCATTCGATGCAGCCGGACCATCGTCCCCGCCCTCGAATCCGCGGGGTACGCCGTGACGTACCGCGAGTTCGACGGAGGCCATTACGTCCCGCAGGGCATGCTCCGCGAGGCCATGGATATCCTGACCAACGCGCAGACGACCTGA
- a CDS encoding helix-turn-helix domain-containing protein, which produces MPRRTTPSPAAAKVGARIRALRLERGLSLQHVADVGQLSKGHLSSIEHGLAAITIETLVRIAQGLDLLPMDLLTFPEDDERGRIADIIRTKIGKKELPKLRRELTARGAGKA; this is translated from the coding sequence ATGCCCAGACGAACCACTCCTTCACCTGCCGCCGCGAAGGTCGGCGCGCGCATCCGCGCGCTCCGCCTCGAACGGGGTCTGTCCCTCCAGCACGTTGCCGATGTCGGTCAACTGTCGAAGGGCCACCTCTCCAGCATCGAGCACGGGCTCGCCGCGATCACGATCGAGACGCTCGTGCGTATCGCGCAGGGCCTGGATCTATTGCCGATGGATCTGCTCACGTTCCCCGAGGACGACGAGCGGGGTCGCATCGCCGACATCATCCGCACCAAGATCGGAAAGAAGGAGCTGCCCAAGCTCCGGCGCGAGCTCACGGCGCGGGGCGCCGGCAAGGCCTGA